A portion of the Bacteroidales bacterium genome contains these proteins:
- a CDS encoding nucleotidyltransferase domain-containing protein has product MKRILKLQYFCDMNIIMQHKDKLVELCKNHNVSELYLFGSASKNKLAENSDVDLLITFENVKLEDYFDNYMDLKEQLEILFSRPVDLVENNAIKNPVFRKVVDRDKILVYDGKSAEVFV; this is encoded by the coding sequence TTGAAAAGGATATTAAAATTGCAGTATTTTTGCGACATGAATATCATTATGCAACATAAGGACAAACTGGTTGAATTATGTAAAAATCATAATGTCAGCGAATTATATCTATTTGGCTCTGCTTCAAAAAACAAACTTGCTGAAAACAGCGATGTTGATTTGCTGATAACATTTGAAAATGTGAAGTTGGAAGATTATTTTGATAACTACATGGATTTGAAAGAACAGTTGGAAATTTTGTTTAGCAGACCTGTTGATCTTGTCGAGAATAATGCGATCAAAAACCCGGTTTTCAGGAAGGTTGTTGATCGCGATAAAATACTTGTCTATGACGGAAAGAGTGCTGAAGTCTTTGTATGA
- a CDS encoding DUF86 domain-containing protein: protein MTERVLKSLYDMKLAIDEIDSFFIIKPKSFRDYSNDTMLKRAIERNLEIIGEATNRILKDNPDFSISNAHRIIGLRNQIIHAYDSISDENIWGIVIKHIPKLRDEINTLINEGLRDFQITP, encoded by the coding sequence ATGACGGAAAGAGTGCTGAAGTCTTTGTATGATATGAAACTTGCAATTGATGAAATTGATTCATTCTTTATCATAAAACCAAAATCATTCCGGGATTATTCAAATGACACAATGCTAAAGCGGGCAATCGAGAGAAATCTTGAAATCATTGGCGAGGCAACAAATCGCATTCTTAAAGATAATCCGGATTTTTCAATTTCTAATGCGCATCGAATTATTGGTTTGAGAAATCAGATCATCCATGCTTACGACAGCATTTCTGATGAAAACATTTGGGGGATTGTGATCAAGCATATACCAAAATTGAGGGATGAAATTAATACCCTGATTAACGAGGG